One region of Culex pipiens pallens isolate TS chromosome 2, TS_CPP_V2, whole genome shotgun sequence genomic DNA includes:
- the LOC120414582 gene encoding glutamyl-tRNA(Gln) amidotransferase subunit C-3, mitochondrial — translation MIGIPFHLRPPPGRTLHSLVRTIASTKPADLSGTQDKSTRQKINFHELKHPSKVPQRPNKSTIDGQSTPTRIPVDAQTVQLLERLSLVDLDSAEAHRTLEDAIEFASQILSVDTDGVEPLNTVLERERLTLREDRVSDGKIQQDVLRNACVTEEENFVAPPGNIPLEQEPRK, via the coding sequence ATGATTGGAATTCCGTTCCATCTACGACCACCCCCGGGACGCACCCTCCACTCGCTGGTGAGGACCATTGCCTCAACGAAGCCGGCCGATTTATCCGGGACGCAGGACAAGAGCACCCGGCAAAAGATCAATTTCCACGAGCTTAAACATCCGAGCAAGGTTCCCCAGCGTCCAAACAAATCTACGATTGACGGCCAGTCGACACCAACCCGCATCCCGGTGGACGCCCAAACGGTGCAGCTGCTGGAGCGGTTAAGCCTGGTGGATCTGGACAGCGCCGAGGCCCACCGGACGCTCGAGGACGCGATCGAGTTTGCGTCGCAGATTCTGTCCGTGGACACCGACGGCGTAGAACCGCTGAACACGGTACTGGAGCGGGAGCGGTTGAcgctgcgcgaggaccgcgtgTCCGACGGGAAAATCCAGCAGGATGTGCTGAGGAACGCATGCGTTACCGAGGAGGAGAACTTTGTGGCGCCACCGGGAAATATTCCGCTCGAGCAGGAACCGAGGAAGTGA
- the LOC120414570 gene encoding drosulfakinins, with amino-acid sequence MARLSVTILATLILYLAYQTLASEAVPTGSGNPKLLSSSVDTSENLLSDENLNKLQTAWFKSTYNRRSSPVGGSDARAAVATYPVLRRTAPAVAAPNPMGYFADISLLDDEDIQKRFDDYGHMRFGKRGGEGDQFDDYGHMRFGRR; translated from the coding sequence ATGGCCCGACTGAGTGTGACAATTTTGGCCACCCTAATTCTTTACCTTGCCTATCAGACGCTGGCCAGTGAGGCCGTTCCGACGGGCAGTGGAAACCCGAAGCTGCTGAGCAGTAGTGTGGACACTTCGGAAAATCTGCTAAGTGATGAAAATTTGAACAAACTTCAAACGGCGTGGTTCAAGAGCACTTACAATCGAAGATCGTCCCCGGTGGGTGGAAGTGATGCAAGGGCAGCAGTGGCCACGTATCCGGTGCTGAGGAGAACCGCACCGGCGGTTGCGGCGCCAAATCCTATGGGATACTTTGCCGACATTAGCCTGCTCGACGACGAAGACATCCAGAAGCGGTTCGACGATTACGGCCACATGCGGTTCGGCAAGCGGGGCGGCGAGGGTGACCAGTTTGACGATTACGGCCACATGCGCTTTGGGCGGCGGTAA
- the LOC120414575 gene encoding guanine nucleotide-binding protein subunit beta-like protein, whose product MTEILTEMQPCGQLVGHSGCLTQIANDSKYTDIVLSFSNDMTQILWKLTRDDANYDIPQKRLTLDGNNAMSDSRDKTFRLWGLAAVGSTAAPEKMLRRQGCHIYL is encoded by the coding sequence ATGACCGAGATCTTGACCGAGATGCAGCCTTGCGGCCAGTTGGTTGGCCATTCCGGCTGTCTCACTCAGATCGCGAACGACTCCAAGTACACGGACATTGTCCTGTCCTTTTCGAACGACATGACCCAGATCTTGTGGAAGCTAACCCGGGACGACGCCAACTACGACATCCCGCAGAAGCGTCTGACTTTAGACGGCAACAACGCCATGTCCGATTCCAGGGACAAGACCTTCCGGCTGTGGGGGTTGGCCGCTGTCGGGTCGACCGCAGCTCCGGAAAAAATGCTAAGGAGGCAAGGTTGTCATATTTATTTGTAG